The Castor canadensis chromosome 13, mCasCan1.hap1v2, whole genome shotgun sequence genome has a window encoding:
- the Barx1 gene encoding homeobox protein BarH-like 1, producing MHRPGEPGAARFGPPEGCADHRPHRYRSFMIEEILTEPPGPKGAAPAAAAAAAGELLKFGVQALLAARPFHSHLAVLKAEQAAVFKFPLAPLGCSGLGSALLAAGPGLPGAAGAPHLPLELQLRGKLEAAGPGEPGTKAKKGRRSRTVFTELQLMGLEKRFEKQKYLSTPDRIDLAESLGLSQLQVKTWYQNRRMKWKKIVLQGGGLESPTKPKGRPKKNSIPTSEQLTEQERVKEAEKPVEVPGEPSDRNRED from the exons ATGCACCGGCCGGGGGAGCCGGGCGCCGCGCGCTTCGGCCCACCCGAGGGCTGCGCTGACCACAGGCCACACCGCTACCGCAGCTTCATGATCGAGGAGATCCTCACGGAACCGCCCGGGCCCAAGGGCGCCGCACcggccgccgctgccgccgccgcggGCGAGCTGCTCAAGTTCGGCGTGCAAGCGCTGCTGGCGGCGCGGCCCTTCCACAGCCACCTGG CCGTGCTGAAGGCCGAGCAAGCGGCGGTGTTCAAGTTCCCGCTGGCGCCACTTGGCTGTTCCGGGCTGGGCTCGGCGTTGCTGGCTGCGGGGCCTGGGCTGCCCGGCGCCGCGGGCGCGCCGCACCTGCCTCTGGAACTACAACTCCGCGGGAAGCTGGAGGCAGCCGGCCCTGGGGAGCCCGGCACGAAAGCCAAGAAGGGGCGCCGGAGCCGCACTGTGTTCACCGAGCTGCAGCTGATGGGCTTGGAGAAGCGCTTCGAGAAGCAGAAGTACCTCTCCACGCCAGACAG AATAGATCTTGCTGAGTCCCTGGGCCTGAGCCAGTTACAGGTGAAGACGTGGTATCAGAATCGGAGAATGAAGTGGAAAAAAATA GTGCTTCAGGGCGGTGGCCTGGAGTCCCCTACCAAGCCCAAGGGACGGCCCAAGAAGAACTCCATCCCCACGAGCGAGCAACTCACAGAGCAGGAGCGCGTCAAGGAGGCGGAGAAGCCGGTGGAGGTGCCGGGCGAACCCAGCGACCGGAACCGCGAGGACTGA